The sequence CGACGCCGGCGACGTGGTCAAGGCCGAGAAGGCCGGTGTGGTCCAGGAGGTCTCCGCGGACTACATCACCACCGCCAACGACGACGGCACGTACATCACTTACCGCCTGCACAAGTTCGCCCGGTCCAACCAGGGCACCTCGGTCAACCAGAAGGTCGTCGTCAACGAGGGCGACCGGATCATCGAGGGCCAGGTCCTCGCCGACGGCCCGGCCACCGAGAACGGTGAGATGGCCCTCGGCAAGAACCTGCTCGTGGCGTTCATGCCGTGGGAGGGTCACAACTACGAGGACGCGATCATCCTGTCGCAGCGCCTCGTGCAGGACGACGTCCTCTCCTCGATCCACATCGAGGAGCACGAGGTCGACGCCCGTGACACCAAGCTCGGCCCCGAGGAGATCACCCGGGACATCCCGAACGTCTCCGAGGAGGTCCTCGCCGACCTCGACGAGCGCGGCATCATCCGTATCGGTGCCGAGGTCATCGCCGGCGACATCCTCGTCGGCAAGGTGACCCCGAAGGGTGAGACCGAGCTGACCCCCGAGGAGCGCCTGCTGCGCGCGATCTTCGGCGAGAAGGCCCGTGAGGTCCGTGACACCTCGCTGAAGGTGCCGCACGGTGAGACCGGCAAGGTCATCGGCGTGCGCGTCTTCGACCGCGAGGAGGGCGACGAGCTGCCGCCGGGCGTGAACCAGCTGGTCCGCGTCTACGTCGCGCAGAAGCGCAAGATCACCGACGGTGACAAGCTCGCCGGCCGTCACGGCAACAAGGGTGTCATCTCGAAGATCCTGCCCATCGAGGACATGCCGTTCCTCGAGGACGGAACTCCGGTCGACATCATCCTCAACCCGCTGGGTGTGCCGTCCCGAATGAACCCGGGACAGGTCCTGGAGATCCACCTCGGCTGGCTCGCCAGCCGCGGCTGGGACGTCTCCGGCCTCGCGGACGAGTGGGCCCAGCGCCTGCAGGCCATCGGCGCCGACCAGGTCGCCCCGCGCACCAACGTCGCGACCCCGGTCTTCGACGGTGCCCGCGAGGACGAGCTGGCGGGTCTGCTGCAGCACACCATCCCGAACCGCGACGGCGAGCGCATGGTGCTCCCGTCCGGCAAGGCGCGGCTGTTCGACGGCCGTAGCGGTGAGCCGTTCCCGGACCCGATCTCGGTCGGCTACATGTACATCCTGAAGCTGCACCACCTGGTCGACGACAAGCTGCACGCCCGCTCGACCGGCCCGTACTCGATGATCACCCAGCAGCCGCTGGGTGGTAAGGCGCAGTTCGGTGGCCAGCGCTTCGGTGAGATGGAGGTGTGGGCCCTCGAGGCCTACGGCGCCGCGTACGCCCTCCAGGAGCTGCTGACCATCAAGTCCGACGACGTCACCGGCCGCGTGAAGGTCTACGAGGCCATCGTCAAGGGCGAGAACATCCCCGAGCCCGGCATCCCCGAGTCCTTCAAGGTGCTCATCAAGGAGATGCAGTCGCTCTGCCTGAACGTGGAGGTGCTGTCCAGCGACGGTATGTCCATCGAGATGCGTGACACCGACGAGGACGTCTTCCGCGCTGCGGAGGAGCTCGGCATCGACCTGTCCCGGCGCGAGCCGAGCAGCGTCGAAGAGGTCTGACGGGAGTCCGGCGGGGCCCTCACCCACAGGGCCCCGCCGACCCCCAGGCCCCCGTTTCAGACCACAGACTTACGACCCTGAGAGGGATTGACGCATAGTGCTCGACGTCAACTTCTTCGACGAGCTCCGGATCGGCCTGGCCACCGCTGACGACATTCGCCAGTGGAGCCACGGCGAGGTCAAGAAGCCCGAGACGATCAACTACCGCACCCTGAAGCCCGAAAAGGACGGACTCTTCTGCGAGAAGATCTTCGGTCCGACCCGGGACTGGGAGTGCTACTGCGGCAAGTACAAGCGCGTCCGCTTCAAGGGCATCATCTGCGAGCGCTGTGGCGTCGAGGTCACCCGCGCCAAGGTGCGCCGTGAGCGGATGGGCCACATCGAGCTGGCCGCGCCCGTCACGCACATCTGGTACTTCAAGGGTGTTCCCTCGCGCCTCGGCTACCTGCTGGACCTGGCGCCCAAGGACCTCGAGAAGGTCATCTACTTCGCGGCGTACATGATCACGTACGTCGACGAGGAGCGCCGTACCCGCGACCTGCCCTCCCTGGAGGCGCACGTCTCGGTCGAGCGCCAGCAGATCGAGAACCGTCGCGACGCCGACCTGGAAGGCCGCGCCAAGAAGCTCGAGGCCGACCTGGCCGAGCTGGAGGCCGAGGGTGCCAAGGCCGACGTGCGCCGCAAGGTGCGCGAGGGTGCCGAGCGCGAGATGAAGCAGCTGCGCGACCGTGCGCAGCGCGAGATCGACCGCCTCGACGAGGTGTGGAACCGGTTCAAGAACCTCAAGGTCCAGGACCTGGAGGGCGACGAGCTGCTCTACCGCGAGCTGCGGGACCGCTTCGGCACGTACTTCGACGGTTCGATGGGTGCCGCGGCGCTGCAGAAGCGCCTGGAGTCCTTCGACCTGGAGGAGGAGGCCGAGAGGCTTCGCGAGATCATCCGCACCGGCAAGGGCCAGAAGAAGACCCGCGCCCTGAAGCGGCTGAAGGTCGTCTCCGCGTTCCTGCAGACCTCCAACAGCCCCAAGGGCATGGTCCTGGACTGCGTCCCGGTCATCCCGCCGGACCTGCGTCCGATGGTGCAGCTGGACGGTGGCCGCTTCGCGACCTCCGACCTGAACGACCTGTACCGCCGTGTGATCAACCGCAACAACCGTCTGAAGAGGCTCCTGGACCTCGGTGCCCCGGAGATCATCGTCAACAACGAGAAGCGCATGCTTCAGGAGGCTGTTGACGCCCTCTTCGACAACGGTCGTCGCGGCCGCCCGGTGACGGGCCCCGGCAACCGCCCGCTGAAGTCCCTCAGCGACATGCTGAAGGGTAAGCAGGGTCGATTCCGTCAGAACCTGCTCGGTAAGCGTGTGGACTACTCCGCGCGTTCCGTGATCGTCGTCGGTCCGCAGCTGAAGCTGCACCAGTGCGGTCTGCCGAAGGCGATGGCGCTGGAGCTCTTCAAGCCGTTCGTGATGAAGCGCCTGGTCGACCTGAACCACGCGCAGAACATCAAGAGCGCCAAGCGCATGGTGGAACGCGGCCGCACGGTCGTGTACGACGTCCTCGAAGAGGTCATCGCCGAGCACCCCGTTCTGCTGAACCGTGCTCCCACCCTGCACCGCCTCGGCATCCAGGCCTTCGAGCCGCAGCTGGTCGAGGGCAAGGCCATCCAGATCCACCCGCTCGTCTGCACCGCGTTCAACGCGGACTTCGACGGTGACCAGATGGCCGTGCACCTGCCGCTGTCCGCGGAGGCGCAGGCCGAGGCCCGCATCCTGATGCTGTCCTCGAACAACATCCTCAAGCCGGCCGACGGCCGTCCGGTGACGATGCCGACCCAGGACATGGTCCTCGGTCTGTTCTTCCTCACCACCGACGGCGAGCTGCGTGACACCAAGGGCGAGGGCCGGTCCTTCGGCTCCACGGCCGAGGCGATCATGGCGTTCGACGCCGGCGAGCTCGCGCTGCAGTCGCCCGTGGACATCCGCTTCCCGGTGGGCACCATCCCGCCGCGCGGCTGGACCCCGCCGGCGCGCGAGGAGGGCGAGCCCGAGTGGCAGCAGGGTGACACCTTCCGCCTGCGGACGACCCTGGGCCGTGCGCTCTTCAACGAGCTGCTGCCCGAGGACTACCCGTTCGTCGACTACTCGGTGGGCAAGAAGCAGCTCTCCGAGATCGTCAACGACCTCGCCGAGCGCTACCCCAAGGTCATCGTGGCGGCGACGCTCGACAACCTGAAGGCGGCCGGCTTCTACTGGGCGACCCGTTCCGGTGTCACCGTGGCCATCTCCGACGTCGTCGTTCCCGAGGCGAAGAAGGAGATCGTCCGCGGCTACGAGGCGCAGGACGAGAAGGTCCAGAAGCAGTACGAGCGCGGTCTGATCACCAAGGAAGAGCGCACTCAGGAGCTCATCGCGATCTGGACCAAGGCGACCAACGAGGTCGCCGAGGCGATGAACGAGAACTTCCCCAAGACGAACCCCATCTTCATGATGGTTGACTCGGGTGCCCGAGGAAACATGATGCAGATGCGGCAGATCGCCGGTATGCGTGGTCTGGTGTCGAACGCGAAGAACGAGACCATCCCGCGTCCGATCAAGGCCTCGTTCCGTGAGGGTCTGTCCGTGCTGGAGTACTTCATCTCCACGCACGGTGCCCGTAAGGGTCTGGCGGACACCGCCCTGCGTACCGCCGACTCGGGTTACCTGACCCGTCGTCTGGTGGACGTCTCGCAGGACGTCATCATCCGCGAGGAGGACTGCGGCACCGAGCGCGGTCTCAAGCTCCTCATCGCGGACCGCGCCGCGGACGGCACGCTGCGCAAGACGGACAACGTCGAGACGTCCGTGTACGCGCGCTGCCTCGCCGAGGACATCGTGGTCGACGGCCAGGTGCTGGCCCCGGCCGGCACCGACCTGGGCGACGTCCTCATCGAGGAGCTCGTCGGCCGTGGCGTCGCGGAGGTCAAGACCCGCTCGGTCCTGACCTGCGAGTCCGCCGTCGGTACCTGCGCGATGTGCTACGGCCGTTCGCTCGCCACCGGCAAGCTGGTCGACATCGGTGAGGCGGTCGGCATCATCGCCGCCCAGTCCATCGGTGAGCCCGGTACCCAGCTGACGATGCGTACCTTCCACACCGGTGGTGTGGCCGGTGACGACATCACCCAGGGTCTGCCCCGTGTCGTCGAGCTCTTCGAGGCCCGTACCCCGAAGGGTGTCGCCCCGATCTCCGAGGCCTCCGGCCGCATCCGGATCGAGGAGACCGAGAAGACCAAGAAGATCGTCGTCACCCCGGACGACGGCAGCGACGAGACGGCGTTCCCGATCTCGAAGCGTGCCAAGGTCCTGGTCCGCGAGGGCGACCACGTCGAGGTGGGCCAGCAGCTCACCGTGGGTGCCACCAACCCGCACGACGTGCTGCGCATTCTGGGTCAGCGTGCCGTCCAGGTCCACCTGGTCGGCGAGGTCCAGAAGGTCTACAACTCGCAGGGTGTGTCGATCCACGACAAGCACATCGAGATCATCATCCGGCAGATGCTCCGCCGCGTGACGATCATCGAGTCCGGCGACGCCGAGCTGCTGCCCGGCGAGCTGGTCGAGCGCTCGAAGTTCGAGACCGAGAACCGTCGTGTGGTCACCGAGGGCGGTCACCCGGCCTCCGGTCGTCCGCAGCTGATGGGTATCACCAAGGCCTCGCTGGCGACGGAGTCCTGGCTGTCGGCCGCCTCCTTCCAGGAGACGACCCGAGTCCTGACGGACGCGGCGATCAACGCCAAGTCCGACAGCCTCATCGGCCTCAAGGAGAACGTCATCATCGGTAAGCTCATCCCGGCCGGTACGGGTCTGTCCCGCTACCGCAACATCCGGGTCGAGCCGACCGAGGAGGCCAAGGCCGCGATGTACTCGGCCGTCGGCTACGACGACATCGACTACTCGCCGTTCGGCACCGGCTCCGGCCAGGCCGTTCCGCTGGAGGACTACGACTACGGTCCGTACAACCAGTAAGCGAGCAGCTTGAGTTGAAGGGCGGTCACTCCGTTGAGGGGTGGCCGCCCTTCGGCGTTCCCATGTGTGTGAAGCGAGGGCCGTGCCGGGGGTCGGATCGCTACGATGGAGCGGTTCCGTGTGGTTCGGGGGGCGGGTAGGCCTATGGGGGCGTGCGGGCGGTGCCGCGGCTGCGGGACCGAGGTGGAGCGGCCGCGGCAGCTGGTGTGCCGCTCATGTCTGACACCGCTGTCGCTGACCGCGGGCCCGGTGCACGGGCAGGCGGGGACACCGACGGTTCGAGAGCAGCACGTGCGCGGTCTGCGGCTGGAGTTCGGGGCGGGAGTGGTGCGGGTACCGGTCGGCGGCCGGGTGCTGCTGGGGCGTCGCGACGAAGGTTCCTCGATGGTCCTCAATGCGCACCGGAACCTCTCCCGCACCCATGCCACCGTCGGGGTGGACGAGGACGGCACCGCCTGGATCCGGGACGAGGACTCCACCAACGGCACGTTCCTCGACGACCGCCGCCTCACTCCCCATGCCAGGACCACGTTCCGCCCGGGGGCCCGGCTGCGGCTGGCGAAGGACGTCGAGGC is a genomic window of Streptomyces griseochromogenes containing:
- a CDS encoding DNA-directed RNA polymerase subunit beta': MLDVNFFDELRIGLATADDIRQWSHGEVKKPETINYRTLKPEKDGLFCEKIFGPTRDWECYCGKYKRVRFKGIICERCGVEVTRAKVRRERMGHIELAAPVTHIWYFKGVPSRLGYLLDLAPKDLEKVIYFAAYMITYVDEERRTRDLPSLEAHVSVERQQIENRRDADLEGRAKKLEADLAELEAEGAKADVRRKVREGAEREMKQLRDRAQREIDRLDEVWNRFKNLKVQDLEGDELLYRELRDRFGTYFDGSMGAAALQKRLESFDLEEEAERLREIIRTGKGQKKTRALKRLKVVSAFLQTSNSPKGMVLDCVPVIPPDLRPMVQLDGGRFATSDLNDLYRRVINRNNRLKRLLDLGAPEIIVNNEKRMLQEAVDALFDNGRRGRPVTGPGNRPLKSLSDMLKGKQGRFRQNLLGKRVDYSARSVIVVGPQLKLHQCGLPKAMALELFKPFVMKRLVDLNHAQNIKSAKRMVERGRTVVYDVLEEVIAEHPVLLNRAPTLHRLGIQAFEPQLVEGKAIQIHPLVCTAFNADFDGDQMAVHLPLSAEAQAEARILMLSSNNILKPADGRPVTMPTQDMVLGLFFLTTDGELRDTKGEGRSFGSTAEAIMAFDAGELALQSPVDIRFPVGTIPPRGWTPPAREEGEPEWQQGDTFRLRTTLGRALFNELLPEDYPFVDYSVGKKQLSEIVNDLAERYPKVIVAATLDNLKAAGFYWATRSGVTVAISDVVVPEAKKEIVRGYEAQDEKVQKQYERGLITKEERTQELIAIWTKATNEVAEAMNENFPKTNPIFMMVDSGARGNMMQMRQIAGMRGLVSNAKNETIPRPIKASFREGLSVLEYFISTHGARKGLADTALRTADSGYLTRRLVDVSQDVIIREEDCGTERGLKLLIADRAADGTLRKTDNVETSVYARCLAEDIVVDGQVLAPAGTDLGDVLIEELVGRGVAEVKTRSVLTCESAVGTCAMCYGRSLATGKLVDIGEAVGIIAAQSIGEPGTQLTMRTFHTGGVAGDDITQGLPRVVELFEARTPKGVAPISEASGRIRIEETEKTKKIVVTPDDGSDETAFPISKRAKVLVREGDHVEVGQQLTVGATNPHDVLRILGQRAVQVHLVGEVQKVYNSQGVSIHDKHIEIIIRQMLRRVTIIESGDAELLPGELVERSKFETENRRVVTEGGHPASGRPQLMGITKASLATESWLSAASFQETTRVLTDAAINAKSDSLIGLKENVIIGKLIPAGTGLSRYRNIRVEPTEEAKAAMYSAVGYDDIDYSPFGTGSGQAVPLEDYDYGPYNQ
- a CDS encoding FHA domain-containing protein, whose translation is MERPRQLVCRSCLTPLSLTAGPVHGQAGTPTVREQHVRGLRLEFGAGVVRVPVGGRVLLGRRDEGSSMVLNAHRNLSRTHATVGVDEDGTAWIRDEDSTNGTFLDDRRLTPHARTTFRPGARLRLAKDVEARVVLDGDR